The following proteins come from a genomic window of Chitinophagaceae bacterium:
- the alr gene encoding alanine racemase, producing the protein MVKHSSRIELSQSALKANFNFIRKKIDKKDVLISAVVKANAYGHGYDSYIKMVEKCGINHFSVASAHEAEMVKSFSSEKSNIMIMGILYEEDISWAIKNDIEFYVFNYDRLLKVNEFAKKLNKKAIVHIETETGANRTGMSDFDFYKSLTFLKKKNSNIDFKGLCSHFGGAESFSNRFKIDAQLKKFKEQISWCKKKNILPGYIHIASSAATLFLPESHFNMVRVGVSQYGFWPSPDIFYDHIQKTGSRTNTGLKRVFTWKTDIMDIKNVKSGSFVGYGTAFQAVRDMRVAVLPLGYSNGYPRGLSNTGQVLIRGKKAQIIGLINMNLFTVDISHIPDAEVGDEVVLIGRQKNHVINISSFSNFVNLLNNEMMSRLPAAIPRKAVR; encoded by the coding sequence ATGGTAAAACATTCATCAAGAATTGAGTTGAGTCAGTCAGCTTTAAAAGCTAACTTTAATTTCATTAGAAAAAAAATTGATAAAAAAGATGTTTTAATCTCCGCAGTAGTTAAAGCAAATGCCTACGGACATGGTTACGACTCTTATATTAAAATGGTTGAAAAGTGCGGAATAAATCATTTTTCCGTAGCCTCAGCACATGAAGCGGAAATGGTTAAATCCTTTTCCTCAGAAAAATCCAACATCATGATAATGGGGATTCTCTATGAGGAAGATATCAGCTGGGCGATAAAAAATGACATAGAGTTTTATGTTTTTAATTATGACAGGCTGTTAAAGGTAAATGAATTTGCCAAAAAACTGAATAAAAAGGCCATTGTTCATATAGAAACAGAAACCGGAGCAAACAGAACCGGTATGTCAGATTTTGATTTTTATAAATCGCTGACTTTTCTAAAAAAGAAAAATTCTAATATTGATTTTAAAGGGTTATGCTCTCATTTTGGCGGTGCTGAAAGCTTTTCCAATAGATTTAAAATTGATGCCCAATTAAAAAAATTCAAAGAGCAGATAAGCTGGTGTAAAAAGAAAAATATTTTACCCGGCTATATTCACATAGCCTCATCAGCAGCAACTTTATTCTTGCCGGAATCGCATTTTAACATGGTTCGGGTTGGGGTTTCTCAGTATGGGTTTTGGCCCAGTCCGGATATATTCTATGATCATATACAAAAAACAGGCAGTCGCACAAATACCGGTTTAAAAAGAGTTTTTACCTGGAAAACGGATATAATGGATATAAAAAATGTAAAATCCGGCAGCTTTGTTGGTTATGGAACAGCTTTTCAGGCTGTCCGTGATATGAGAGTGGCGGTATTACCATTAGGCTATTCCAATGGCTATCCGAGAGGTCTTTCTAATACAGGGCAAGTTTTAATAAGGGGTAAAAAAGCACAGATTATCGGCTTGATAAACATGAATTTATTTACGGTTGACATTTCTCACATTCCGGATGCAGAAGTCGGTGATGAAGTAGTCCTTATAGGCAGACAAAAAAACCACGTGATAAACATCAGCTCTTTTTCAAACTTTGTGAATTTATTGAATAATGAAATGATGAGTCGCCTTCCGGCAGCTATTCCCCGGAAAGCCGTCAGATAA